Proteins from one Streptomyces sp. NBC_00289 genomic window:
- a CDS encoding transposase: MRQLQDFTRTRTVFVQERTRHKHRVDKALQDAQIKLSDVVSDLFGMSGRAMLDALVAGERNPRTLTDLAKGNLAKKKPALIEALTGQFEDHHARLLRLLPGTVGHLTAQLGELNRLIARTLEEITTPPDRSGTGSEPATTVSARVLAEKLDAVPGTGPATAQIILAETSADMSQFPTPEHLVSWAKLCPRTIQSGAKNSTGPAGQGNPWLKGAPGEAANAAARTGIFLGARYRRIVKRRGHAKALVAVARSILVIAWHLINDPDASYQELGADWHRRHLDTARKTRDLVRQLQALGHQVVIHPGISLTGPSHRHPVRTRPGCCRLPSRTSISSPSRGRG, from the coding sequence GTGAGGCAGCTGCAGGATTTCACCCGCACCCGCACCGTGTTCGTCCAGGAACGCACCCGGCACAAGCACCGCGTGGACAAGGCCCTGCAGGACGCGCAGATCAAACTGTCCGACGTCGTCTCGGACCTGTTCGGCATGTCCGGGCGAGCCATGCTCGATGCCCTGGTCGCCGGAGAACGCAATCCGCGCACCCTGACCGACCTCGCCAAAGGCAACTTGGCCAAGAAGAAGCCGGCCCTCATCGAGGCCCTGACCGGGCAGTTCGAAGACCACCACGCCCGGCTCCTGAGGCTGCTGCCGGGCACCGTCGGCCACCTCACCGCACAGTTAGGCGAACTCAACCGGCTGATCGCCCGGACGCTGGAGGAGATCACCACCCCGCCAGACCGCTCGGGCACCGGGAGCGAGCCCGCCACGACAGTCAGTGCACGGGTTCTGGCCGAGAAGCTGGACGCCGTCCCCGGGACCGGACCGGCCACCGCACAGATCATCCTCGCCGAGACCAGCGCGGACATGAGCCAGTTCCCCACGCCCGAGCACCTCGTCTCCTGGGCGAAGTTGTGTCCCCGCACCATCCAGTCCGGCGCGAAGAACAGCACGGGTCCGGCCGGGCAGGGCAACCCCTGGCTCAAGGGCGCCCCCGGCGAGGCCGCCAATGCCGCCGCCCGCACCGGCATCTTCCTCGGCGCCCGCTACCGCCGCATCGTCAAACGCCGCGGACACGCCAAAGCCCTGGTCGCCGTCGCCCGCTCGATACTCGTCATCGCCTGGCACCTGATCAACGACCCAGACGCCTCCTACCAGGAGCTCGGCGCCGACTGGCACCGCCGCCACCTCGACACCGCCCGCAAGACCCGCGATCTTGTCCGCCAGCTCCAGGCCCTCGGCCACCAAGTCGTCATTCACCCCGGCATCAGCCTGACCGGCCCGTCTCACCGTCATCCGGTCCGCACGCGGCCCGGATGCTGCCGCCTGCCCTCCCGAACATCGATTTCCTCACCGTCGCGTGGGAGAGGGTGA
- a CDS encoding transposase, protein MDIAKASGMICLRVPHDTIEGRRVQKVWTVASTTNTILELGDRLVCQGVERVVIEATGSYWRPFFYLLEARGLDCWLVNARDVKNVPGRPKTDKLDAVWLARLAEHGMNRASFVPRSR, encoded by the coding sequence ATCGACATCGCGAAGGCGTCCGGGATGATCTGCCTGCGCGTCCCGCACGACACCATCGAGGGCCGTCGCGTTCAGAAGGTCTGGACCGTCGCCTCGACTACGAACACGATCCTCGAACTCGGTGACCGGCTGGTCTGCCAGGGCGTCGAGCGGGTGGTCATCGAAGCGACGGGATCGTACTGGCGCCCGTTCTTCTACCTGCTGGAGGCTCGCGGCCTGGACTGCTGGCTGGTCAACGCGCGGGACGTGAAGAACGTCCCCGGGCGCCCGAAGACCGACAAGCTGGACGCGGTCTGGCTGGCCAGGCTTGCCGAACACGGCATGAACCGGGCCTCGTTCGTCCCGCGAAGTCGGTGA
- a CDS encoding ATP-binding protein, which yields MNNQTSQTPPLLEVIIMYAAVFDRRFPGPSGGTATGERPGHEAAPSNRPKPIPLPRHAVDNHDRDLTQALEHRPQAAGTARHLAQVTLQNWRTDTEATDAAVLIVSELVTNAVEHAQAPIALHLHREPTGSRIWIGVTDGGPAPHQGPWTSSCSDDEHGRGLTIVTMLADTHGTHPHPDGRTTHWARLTAA from the coding sequence ATGAACAACCAGACGAGCCAGACGCCGCCCCTCCTGGAAGTGATCATCATGTACGCCGCCGTTTTCGACCGCCGCTTCCCCGGCCCGTCCGGCGGCACTGCAACAGGTGAGCGCCCCGGCCACGAAGCCGCGCCCAGCAACCGGCCAAAACCGATTCCCCTACCGCGTCACGCTGTGGACAACCACGACCGGGACCTCACCCAGGCACTGGAACACCGGCCCCAGGCAGCGGGAACGGCCCGGCACCTCGCCCAGGTGACCCTCCAGAACTGGCGGACCGACACCGAGGCAACCGACGCAGCTGTTCTGATCGTTTCCGAACTGGTCACGAACGCCGTCGAACACGCTCAGGCACCCATCGCCCTGCATCTGCACCGTGAACCAACCGGCAGCCGCATCTGGATCGGTGTCACCGACGGCGGTCCCGCCCCCCACCAAGGCCCCTGGACCAGCTCCTGCAGCGACGACGAACACGGCCGCGGCCTGACCATCGTCACCATGCTCGCCGACACCCACGGCACCCACCCCCACCCCGACGGCCGCACCACCCATTGGGCACGCCTCACCGCCGCCTGA
- a CDS encoding acyltransferase family protein — MPLTAVDEHALWRGMEDLYSGRPVGRRIVSSLSLTRQDRETSLMSPTCEARHGGFIYSLQFLVEAARCILQKSPEFNESAIAGQVQNGNCPRLAAVDGLRLIAAVAVAAYHYLGTTTPHFWSKTDLAEFAPFLHAASRYGWLGVEFFFMISGFVICMSCWGRSPAQFVVSRLARIFPGYWCSVVLVVVLVLAARLGHWPAATPMDPRTVVGNLTMVPGPLGLDLLNGVTWTLWVEARFYLLITTLLAIGLTYQRMVLFCSAWLLAGVFTRETGSLLLNEFVLSQYAGLFVAGITLYLMRRFGRNLLLWLLLGFAWCYELTVLQFRVASHATTFSGVGRLSWLVCAVLLAICLGLLAMAGVGPLARVQWGWLVTAGGLTYPFYLVHQSIGIPLAKGLLLELPGLGLWPAMSLSLTCMLGLAFLICRLVERPLGRLMRQRLLTRGWNLQDVTAGR; from the coding sequence TTGCCGCTGACGGCGGTTGATGAGCATGCTCTGTGGCGCGGCATGGAGGATCTTTACTCAGGTAGGCCAGTCGGTCGTCGGATAGTTTCTTCCCTGAGTCTTACGCGTCAAGATCGAGAAACTTCCCTCATGTCGCCGACTTGTGAGGCGAGACATGGTGGGTTTATCTATTCCTTGCAATTTTTAGTGGAAGCTGCGCGTTGCATCTTGCAGAAATCCCCTGAGTTCAATGAGTCCGCGATTGCCGGCCAAGTCCAGAATGGGAACTGTCCGCGACTTGCTGCAGTCGACGGGCTGCGTCTCATAGCTGCGGTAGCGGTGGCTGCTTACCACTATCTGGGGACGACCACTCCACACTTCTGGAGCAAGACTGACCTCGCAGAGTTCGCCCCGTTCCTGCATGCGGCTAGCCGCTACGGATGGCTCGGCGTCGAATTTTTCTTTATGATCAGTGGATTTGTTATTTGCATGAGCTGCTGGGGGCGGAGCCCAGCACAGTTTGTCGTCTCCCGTCTTGCGCGGATTTTCCCAGGCTACTGGTGCTCGGTGGTCCTGGTCGTCGTGCTTGTCCTGGCTGCCCGGCTCGGCCATTGGCCGGCAGCCACGCCAATGGATCCTCGTACGGTCGTGGGAAACCTGACGATGGTTCCGGGACCTCTGGGGCTCGACCTGCTCAACGGCGTCACTTGGACGCTCTGGGTAGAGGCACGTTTCTATCTGCTGATAACAACGCTGCTTGCCATAGGATTGACCTATCAGCGAATGGTGCTTTTCTGTAGCGCTTGGCTGCTGGCTGGTGTATTCACCCGGGAGACTGGCTCACTCCTGCTCAATGAGTTCGTGCTGAGCCAGTATGCCGGTCTTTTCGTCGCCGGGATTACGCTCTATCTCATGCGCAGGTTCGGTCGTAACCTGCTGCTATGGCTCCTGCTAGGTTTCGCATGGTGCTATGAACTCACCGTGCTCCAATTCCGAGTGGCTTCTCATGCGACCACGTTCAGCGGTGTCGGTCGGCTGTCCTGGCTTGTGTGTGCAGTTCTGCTCGCGATTTGTCTCGGCTTGCTGGCTATGGCTGGAGTCGGACCTCTGGCGCGAGTTCAGTGGGGCTGGCTGGTCACCGCGGGCGGGCTCACCTACCCGTTCTATCTCGTGCATCAGAGCATCGGAATTCCGCTAGCCAAGGGGCTGCTGCTGGAGCTGCCGGGGCTGGGACTCTGGCCTGCGATGTCGCTTTCACTCACCTGCATGCTGGGATTGGCCTTCCTCATCTGCAGACTGGTCGAACGTCCGCTCGGCCGCCTCATGCGGCAGCGACTACTAACACGTGGCTGGAACCTACAAGACGTCACAGCGGGCCGATAG
- a CDS encoding ISL3 family transposase, which produces MRYQRRSPLLQHLVEMAGVLLAGRGGARLLHILKAPLSRTSVLFQLMRMRLPAVATPRVLVVDDFALYADVYGTLLVDGDTRLPIELWAGRDAEQLAVWLRTHPGVEVVCRDGSLVYRQGITDGAPEAVQVSDRFHLWQGLSKRVSDIAAAHRGCLSAAIPESEPASPPPAEPFETADSPARRHAKRLFEAVHAASHSGRSLSAIARELGLNRRTVAKYARATSWQDCARRTPPRRSTSLDPYLEHLRQRWEEGEHTATVLHQEIVAKGYGGHYQRVKMAIAPLRRGLPIDTPRERPPSPRQLARWITTTPSRRSLHATEALRRLLEHCPELDRTHDLVRQFASMLSARDAAPLPDWLDHLAASRLPALDGLAKAIREDQHAVVQGITTPFNSGVNEGRITDLKLQKRIMAGRAGVPLLRHRVILMAGLRRSYP; this is translated from the coding sequence GTGCGCTACCAGCGTCGGAGTCCGCTGCTGCAGCACCTGGTGGAGATGGCCGGAGTGCTGCTCGCCGGCCGTGGCGGGGCACGGCTCCTGCACATTCTGAAGGCGCCGCTGTCGCGGACGAGTGTGCTGTTCCAGCTGATGCGCATGCGGCTGCCGGCAGTCGCGACACCGCGAGTGCTGGTTGTGGATGACTTCGCGTTGTACGCGGACGTCTACGGCACGCTGCTGGTGGATGGCGACACGCGGTTGCCGATCGAGCTGTGGGCCGGGCGCGATGCAGAGCAGCTGGCCGTCTGGCTGCGTACGCATCCCGGCGTCGAGGTGGTGTGCAGGGACGGCTCGCTGGTCTACCGGCAGGGCATCACCGACGGCGCCCCGGAAGCGGTGCAGGTCAGCGACCGTTTTCACCTATGGCAGGGACTGTCGAAACGGGTCTCGGACATTGCCGCCGCGCACCGCGGCTGTCTGTCCGCCGCAATACCTGAATCCGAACCTGCCTCACCACCGCCGGCAGAACCATTCGAGACAGCTGACTCTCCTGCTCGCCGCCACGCCAAGCGGCTGTTCGAGGCGGTACACGCGGCCTCCCACTCCGGCCGCTCGCTCAGCGCGATAGCCCGCGAGCTGGGCCTGAACCGACGCACCGTTGCCAAGTACGCACGTGCGACCTCCTGGCAGGACTGCGCACGCCGCACTCCGCCCCGCCGGTCCACGAGCCTCGATCCGTACCTGGAGCATCTGCGTCAACGCTGGGAGGAAGGCGAGCACACCGCGACGGTGCTGCACCAGGAGATCGTCGCCAAGGGCTACGGAGGCCACTACCAGAGAGTCAAAATGGCCATTGCACCCCTGCGTCGCGGTCTGCCGATCGACACACCGCGCGAGCGGCCACCCTCGCCCCGCCAGCTCGCCCGTTGGATCACCACCACGCCGTCTCGGCGCAGCCTGCACGCCACCGAGGCACTCCGGCGGTTGCTTGAGCACTGCCCGGAGCTGGACCGAACCCACGACCTGGTGCGGCAGTTCGCGTCAATGCTCAGTGCTCGCGACGCCGCCCCACTGCCGGACTGGCTTGACCACCTCGCGGCCTCCCGCCTCCCGGCTCTGGACGGCTTGGCCAAGGCAATCCGCGAGGACCAGCACGCAGTCGTTCAGGGGATCACCACCCCGTTCAACTCCGGCGTCAATGAAGGCCGGATCACGGATCTGAAGCTTCAGAAGAGGATCATGGCTGGCCGTGCCGGAGTTCCGCTCCTGCGCCACCGCGTCATCCTCATGGCAGGACTCCGACGCAGCTACCCGTGA